A single genomic interval of Oncorhynchus gorbuscha isolate QuinsamMale2020 ecotype Even-year linkage group LG25, OgorEven_v1.0, whole genome shotgun sequence harbors:
- the gltpd2a gene encoding proline-rich protein 36 isoform X3, translating to MERKEHPVGEVLIIPMRSSTSLLPQDSARPLPLPLQPSSPPPPLSLSSPQLQAEFLRRAPRAASPDNDSARHQNLLHQPSPSVSPSPPLLPLFPPPPPPPLSLSSPQLQAEFLRRAPRAASPDNDSARHQNLLHQPSPSVSPFPSPPPPLSSPPPPLSLSSPQLQAEFLRRAPRAASPDNDSERHKNLPHQPSPSVSPSVSLFSSPPTPLSSPPPPLSLSSPQLQAEFLRRASRGLRTVSCDTSDVLTSPRSTLVSPFTSITSSTLTSPPLPLSSSMPTKEGCTTLLSLSSTELLTELCQSQSRPMKHVSVSKGLTTVFSGRGRDITVRILALPLPQEQPTRHSAQTP from the exons atgGAGAGGAAAGAG CATCCAGTTGGAGAAGTCCTCATCATTCCAATGAGATCTTCAACATCACTTTTGCCCCAGGATTCAGCTCGACCCCTTCCCCTGCCCCTTcagccctcctcccctcctccacccctctctctgtccagtccCCAGCTCCAGGCTGAGTTTCTGAGAAGAGCTCCCAGAGCTGCTTCTCCTGACAACGACTCGGCTAGACACCAAAACCTTCTCCAccaaccctctccctctgtctccccttctcctcccctcctccccctctttcctccccctcctcctccacccctctctctgtccagtccCCAGCTCCAGGCTGAGTTTCTGAGAAGAGCTCCCAGAGCTGCTTCCCCTGACAACGACTCGGCTAGACACCAAAACCTTCTCCAccaaccctctccctctgtctcccccttcccctcccctcctccccctctttcctcccctcctccacccctctctctgtccagtccCCAGCTCCAGGCTGAGTTTCTGAGAAGAGCTCCCAGAGCTGCTTCCCCCGACAACGATTCGGAGAGACACAAAAACCTTCCCCAccaaccctctccctctgtctccccctctgtgtccctcttctcctcccctcctacccctctttcctcccctcctccacccctctccctgtccaGTCCCCAGCTCCAGGCTGAGTTTCTGAGGAGAGCAAGCCGTGGTCTGAGAACTGTCTCCTGTGACACCAGTGATGTCCTCACCTCCCCCAGGTCCACCCTGGTCTCCCCCTttacctccatcacctcctccACCCTTACCTCCCCCCCACTGCCCCTGTCCTCCTCCATGCCCACTAAAGAAG gttgcactactctcctgtctctctccagtacTGAGCTGCTAACTGAGCTGTGTCAATCTCAGTCCCGTCCTATGAAGCACGTCTCTGTCTCTAAAGGACTCACCACTGTCTTCTCTGGACGAGGCAGGGACATAacggtaag
- the gltpd2a gene encoding proline-rich protein 36 isoform X1, giving the protein MERKEHPVGEVLIIPMRSSTSLLPQDSARPLPLPLQPSSPPPPLSLSSPQLQAEFLRRAPRAASPDNDSARHQNLLHQPSPSVSPSPPLLPLFPPPPPPPLSLSSPQLQAEFLRRAPRAASPDNDSARHQNLLHQPSPSVSPFPSPPPPLSSPPPPLSLSSPQLQAEFLRRAPRAASPDNDSERHKNLPHQPSPSVSPSVSLFSSPPTPLSSPPPPLSLSSPQLQAEFLRRASRGLRTVSCDTSDVLTSPRSTLVSPFTSITSSTLTSPPLPLSSSMPTKEGCTTLLSLSSTELLTELCQSQSRPMKHVSVSKGLTTVFSGRGRDITVRCVCVSHHSLLWTRQGHKGKVCVCVCVCHTTVFSGRGRGIKVKCVTPLSSLDGAGA; this is encoded by the exons atgGAGAGGAAAGAG CATCCAGTTGGAGAAGTCCTCATCATTCCAATGAGATCTTCAACATCACTTTTGCCCCAGGATTCAGCTCGACCCCTTCCCCTGCCCCTTcagccctcctcccctcctccacccctctctctgtccagtccCCAGCTCCAGGCTGAGTTTCTGAGAAGAGCTCCCAGAGCTGCTTCTCCTGACAACGACTCGGCTAGACACCAAAACCTTCTCCAccaaccctctccctctgtctccccttctcctcccctcctccccctctttcctccccctcctcctccacccctctctctgtccagtccCCAGCTCCAGGCTGAGTTTCTGAGAAGAGCTCCCAGAGCTGCTTCCCCTGACAACGACTCGGCTAGACACCAAAACCTTCTCCAccaaccctctccctctgtctcccccttcccctcccctcctccccctctttcctcccctcctccacccctctctctgtccagtccCCAGCTCCAGGCTGAGTTTCTGAGAAGAGCTCCCAGAGCTGCTTCCCCCGACAACGATTCGGAGAGACACAAAAACCTTCCCCAccaaccctctccctctgtctccccctctgtgtccctcttctcctcccctcctacccctctttcctcccctcctccacccctctccctgtccaGTCCCCAGCTCCAGGCTGAGTTTCTGAGGAGAGCAAGCCGTGGTCTGAGAACTGTCTCCTGTGACACCAGTGATGTCCTCACCTCCCCCAGGTCCACCCTGGTCTCCCCCTttacctccatcacctcctccACCCTTACCTCCCCCCCACTGCCCCTGTCCTCCTCCATGCCCACTAAAGAAG gttgcactactctcctgtctctctccagtacTGAGCTGCTAACTGAGCTGTGTCAATCTCAGTCCCGTCCTATGAAGCACGTCTCTGTCTCTAAAGGACTCACCACTGTCTTCTCTGGACGAGGCAGGGACATAacggtaaggtgtgtgtgtgtgtcacaccacAGTCTTCTCTGGACGAGGCAGGGGCATAaaggtaaggtgtgt gtgtgtgtgtgtgtgtgtcacaccacTGTCTTCTCTGGACGGGGCAGGGGCATAAAGGTAAA GTGTGTCACACCACTGTCTTCTCTGGACGGGGCAGGGGCATAA